The following proteins are co-located in the Xiphophorus maculatus strain JP 163 A chromosome 8, X_maculatus-5.0-male, whole genome shotgun sequence genome:
- the capsl gene encoding calcyphosin-like protein, translated as MAGTSRHDRAMAQKAKQQLSGCSDPVERLRLQCLTRGSSGIKGLGRTFRIMDDNENRSLDFKEFLKGLNDYGLLIEKDEASALFRHFDRDGSGSIDFDEFLITLRPPMSKSRMEEVMEAFRKLDRTGDGVITVDDLRGVYNAKYHPKYQNGEWTEEQVFRTFLDSFDSPYDKDGKVTKEEFLNYYSGVSASIDSDAYFILMMRNAWKL; from the exons ATGGCAGGAACGTCCAGACACGACCGAGCGATGGCCCAGAAGGCCAAGCAGCAGCTGTCGGGATGTTCTGACCCGGTGGAGCGGCTCCGGCTGCAGTGTCTGACCCGAGGCTCGTCTGGGATCAAAGGCCTAGGCAG GACCTTCAGGATCATGGACGACAACGAGAACCGCTCCCTGGACTTCAAGGAGTTCCTGAAGGGCCTGAACGACTACGGGCTGCTGATCGAGAAGGACGAGGCCTCCGCCTTGTTCCGCCACTTCGACCGCGATGGCAGCGGCTCCATCGACTTTGACGAGTTCCTCATCACCCTGAGG CCTCCCATGTCCAAGTCTAGGATGGAGGAGGTGATGGAGGCGTTCAGGAAGCTGGATAGGACCGGAGACGGCGTGATCACCGTGGACGACCTGAGGGGCGTCTACAACGCCAAGTACCACCCAAAGTACCAGAACGGGGAGTGGACCGAGGAGCAGGTGTTCCGGACCTTCCTGGACAGCTTCGACTCTCCGTACGACAAAGACGGGAAG GTGACCAAAGAAGAGTTCCTGAACTACTACAGCGGCGTCAGCGCCTCCATCGACAGCGACGCCTACTTCATCCTGATGATGAGGAACGCCTGGAAGCTCTGA
- the il7r gene encoding interleukin-7 receptor subunit alpha isoform X2: METMLPGWTSVLMLLLLLLQAARSRAQSGDRDPDSEPGLSCSSHVSVSANNLTCQVLGRHGDEDDEDGDRDAIDKMIVCQVRRQNDRTVEKCVRTHGDTVSGLCPVAVANVTVHRRGGGRLSATVLLQKIVKPRSPWIVNVTMDPVMNRAVIYFQIPYRKDYLNLNTQSFQLNLWTDGSNMTQNVSSKNFLQIDRQHLRQDSEYRVRVRSIPVGVLQGTWSAWSPEFSFHTPPEEKPPSPDESERTVSRLVLSSVSVLVVLCCIVVFWKTGIFSYMWPSIPHPKQALVQICKPNKGLLLDLHHEVFSSLRVLPLEKLQAEEAEPRRRPSGTGTGSAAGSQSGSGSGSSHSSASSAGTEELEVSALLSCEDGCVPGGAPSPVDVPRPEDESQNLLGRRGGPGQEEAYVTMSSFYQNQ; the protein is encoded by the exons ATGGAGACGATGCTGCCTGGCTGGACGAGCgtcctgatgctgctgctgctgctgctgcaggcggCCCGGAGCCGGGCCCAGAGCGGGGACCGCGACCCGGACTCAG AACCGGGCCTCAGCTGCAGCTCTCATGTCAGCGTCTCTGCGAACAACCTGACCTGCCAGGTGCTGGGTCGCCACGGAGACGAGGACGACGAGGACGGAGACAGAGACGCCATCGACAAGATGATCGTGTG CCAGGTGAGGAGGCAGAACGACAGGACGGTGGAGAAATGTGTGAGGACTCACGGAGACACGGTGAGCGGTCTGTGTCCAGTGGCCGTCGCCAACGTGACGGTCCACCGGCGGGGAGGAGGACGGCTTTCGGCCACCGTCCTGCTGCAGAAGATCG TGAAGCCCAGAAGTCCGTGGATCGTCAACGTGACGATGGATCCGGTGATGAACCGGGCTGTGATCTACTTCCAGATCCCCTACAGGAAAGATTACCTGAACCTGAACACCCAGAGCTTCCAGCTCAACCTGTGGACCGACGGCAGCAACATG ACCCAGAACGTCTCGTCTAAGAACTTCCTGCAGATCGACAGGCAGCACCTCCGTCAGGACTCTGAGTACCGGGTCAGGGTCCGGTCCATCCCGGTCGGAGTTCTGCAGGGAACCTGGAGCGCCTGGAGCCCCGAGTTCTCCTTCCACACGCCGCCCG AGGAGAAGCCGCCGAGTCCAGACGAGTCGGAGCGGACCGTCTCCCGACTCGTCCTGAGCTCCGTGTCTGTGCTGGTGGTTCTGTGCTGCATCGTCGTCTTCTGGAAGACGGG gATCTTCTCCTACATGTGGCCCAGCATCCCGCACCCCAAGCAGGCGCTGGTCCAGATCTGCAAACCCAACAAG GGCCTGCTGCTGGACCTCCACCACGAAGTCTTCAGTTCCCTGCGCGTCCTGCCGCTGGAGAAGCTGCAGGCGGAGGAGGCGGAGCCACGCAGGAGGCCCTCCGGAACCGGGACCGGGTCCGCCGCCGGGTCCCAGTCCGGATCCGGCTCCGGCTCCTCCCACAGCAGCGCCTCCAGCGCCGGCACCGAGGAGCTGGAGGTCTCGGCGCTGCTGAGCTGCGAGGACGGCTGCGTCCCCGGCGGCGCCCCGTCCCCCGTCGACGTCCCGCGGCCCGAAGACGAGTCCCAGAACCTCCTGGGTCGGCGCGGCGGCCCGGGGCAGGAGGAGGCCTACGTCACCATGTCCAGCTTCTACCAGAACCAGTAG
- the il7r gene encoding interleukin-7 receptor subunit alpha isoform X1, with protein METMLPGWTSVLMLLLLLLQAARSRAQSGDRDPDSEPGLSCSSHVSVSANNLTCQVLGRHGDEDDEDGDRDAIDKMIVCQVRRQNDRTVEKCVRTHGDTVSGLCPVAVANVTVHRRGGGRLSATVLLQKIVKPRSPWIVNVTMDPVMNRAVIYFQIPYRKDYLNLNTQSFQLNLWTDGSNMTQNVSSKNFLQIDRQHLRQDSEYRVRVRSIPVGVLQGTWSAWSPEFSFHTPPAEEKPPSPDESERTVSRLVLSSVSVLVVLCCIVVFWKTGIFSYMWPSIPHPKQALVQICKPNKGLLLDLHHEVFSSLRVLPLEKLQAEEAEPRRRPSGTGTGSAAGSQSGSGSGSSHSSASSAGTEELEVSALLSCEDGCVPGGAPSPVDVPRPEDESQNLLGRRGGPGQEEAYVTMSSFYQNQ; from the exons ATGGAGACGATGCTGCCTGGCTGGACGAGCgtcctgatgctgctgctgctgctgctgcaggcggCCCGGAGCCGGGCCCAGAGCGGGGACCGCGACCCGGACTCAG AACCGGGCCTCAGCTGCAGCTCTCATGTCAGCGTCTCTGCGAACAACCTGACCTGCCAGGTGCTGGGTCGCCACGGAGACGAGGACGACGAGGACGGAGACAGAGACGCCATCGACAAGATGATCGTGTG CCAGGTGAGGAGGCAGAACGACAGGACGGTGGAGAAATGTGTGAGGACTCACGGAGACACGGTGAGCGGTCTGTGTCCAGTGGCCGTCGCCAACGTGACGGTCCACCGGCGGGGAGGAGGACGGCTTTCGGCCACCGTCCTGCTGCAGAAGATCG TGAAGCCCAGAAGTCCGTGGATCGTCAACGTGACGATGGATCCGGTGATGAACCGGGCTGTGATCTACTTCCAGATCCCCTACAGGAAAGATTACCTGAACCTGAACACCCAGAGCTTCCAGCTCAACCTGTGGACCGACGGCAGCAACATG ACCCAGAACGTCTCGTCTAAGAACTTCCTGCAGATCGACAGGCAGCACCTCCGTCAGGACTCTGAGTACCGGGTCAGGGTCCGGTCCATCCCGGTCGGAGTTCTGCAGGGAACCTGGAGCGCCTGGAGCCCCGAGTTCTCCTTCCACACGCCGCCCG CAGAGGAGAAGCCGCCGAGTCCAGACGAGTCGGAGCGGACCGTCTCCCGACTCGTCCTGAGCTCCGTGTCTGTGCTGGTGGTTCTGTGCTGCATCGTCGTCTTCTGGAAGACGGG gATCTTCTCCTACATGTGGCCCAGCATCCCGCACCCCAAGCAGGCGCTGGTCCAGATCTGCAAACCCAACAAG GGCCTGCTGCTGGACCTCCACCACGAAGTCTTCAGTTCCCTGCGCGTCCTGCCGCTGGAGAAGCTGCAGGCGGAGGAGGCGGAGCCACGCAGGAGGCCCTCCGGAACCGGGACCGGGTCCGCCGCCGGGTCCCAGTCCGGATCCGGCTCCGGCTCCTCCCACAGCAGCGCCTCCAGCGCCGGCACCGAGGAGCTGGAGGTCTCGGCGCTGCTGAGCTGCGAGGACGGCTGCGTCCCCGGCGGCGCCCCGTCCCCCGTCGACGTCCCGCGGCCCGAAGACGAGTCCCAGAACCTCCTGGGTCGGCGCGGCGGCCCGGGGCAGGAGGAGGCCTACGTCACCATGTCCAGCTTCTACCAGAACCAGTAG